The following are from one region of the Salmo trutta chromosome 22, fSalTru1.1, whole genome shotgun sequence genome:
- the ptgs2b gene encoding prostaglandin G/H synthase 2 has translation MNRIISALLFLPLGIIFVCEGGNPCCSQPCLNRGVCTAMGSEDYECDCTRTGFYGHNCTQPEFLTWIKVCLKPTPNTVHYLLTNYKAFWNIINSISFLRDAIMRYVLTSRSHLIDSPPTFNADYNYKSWEAYSNLSYYTRTLPPLPKDCPTPMGVVGKIELPDAKMLAEKLLIRRKFIPDPQGSSLMFAFFAQHFTHQFFKSDQKMGPAFTKAKGHGVDLGHIYGENLERQHKLRLFKDGKLKFQVLDGEVYPPTVKEVGADMHYPPHVPESHRFAVGHEAFGLVPGLMMYATIWLREHNRVCDVLKEVHPDWDDDRLFQTSRLILIGETIKIVIEDYVQHLSGYNFKLKFDPELLFKERFQYQNRISSEFNTLYHWHPLMPDAFHIQEQVYSYPQFVFNTSVVTTHGISNLVESFTKQIAGRVAGGRNVPPAVMMVALKSIENSRQMRYQSLNAYRKRFSMKPYASFEDLTGEKEMAAELEEMYGHVDAVELYPGLLVEKPRTNAIFGETMVEMGAPYSLKGLMGNPICSPEYWKPSTFGGSVGFDIINTASLQRLVCSNVKGPCPVASFHVPDVEDNRSNTINSSTAQSGSNDVNPTVLLKERTTEL, from the exons ATGAACAGAATCATATCCGCGCTTCTATTTCTGCCTCTGGGCATAATATTTGTCTGCGAAGGAG GCAACCCTTGCTGTTCGCAACCATGCCTGAACCGCGGCGTGTGTACTGCCATGGGCTCAGAGGACTATGAGTGCGACTGCACACGCACTGGATTCTATGGCCACAACTGCACACAAC CTGAATTTCTCACGTGGATTAAAGTGTGTCTGAAGCCTACCCCGAACACAGTGCATTATCTCCTCACCAACTACAAGGCGTTCTGGAACATCATCAACAGCATTTCATTCCTCAGGGATGCTATCATGAGATATGTTCTGACAT cccgCTCTCATCTGATCGACAGTCCACCGACCTTCAATGCAGACTATAATTATAAAAGCTGGGAAGCCTACTCCAACCTGTCCTACTACACACGCACCCTCCCTCCTCTGCCCAAGGATTGCCCAACCCCTATGGGAGTCGTAg GTAAGATAGAGCTACCTGATGCTAAGATGCTGGCTGAGAAGCTCCTGATCAGGAGGAAATTTATCCCCGACCCCCAGGGTTCCAGCCTGATGTTTGCTTTTTTCGCCCAACACTTCACCCACCAGTTCTTCAAATCTGACCAGAAGATGGGGCCGGCATTCACTAAAGCCAAGGGCCACGGG GTGGACCTTGGTCACATCTACGGGGAAAACCTTGAGAGGCAACACAAACTGCGGCTCTTCAAGGATGGCAAGCTGAAGTTTCAG GTGCTGGATGGAGAGGTGTACCCACCTACGGTGAAAGAGGTAGGGGCTGATATGCACTACCCTCCCCATGTCCCTGAGTCTCACCGCTTCGCTGTGGGCCATGAGGCGTTCGGCCTGGTGCCTGGTCTCATGATGTACGCTACTATCTGGCTGAGGGAACACAACCGCGTCTGTGATGTCCTGAAGGAGGTCCACCCGGACTGGGATGATGATAGGCTCTTCCAGACATCGCGTCTCATTCTCATTG GTGAGACCATCAAGATTGTGATTGAGGACTACGTGCAGCACCTGAGCGGCTACAACTTCAAGCTGAAGTTCGACCCAGAGCTTCTCTTCAAAGAGCGTTTCCAGTATCAGAACCGCATCTCGTCAGAGTTCAACACCCTGTACCACTGGCACCCACTGATGCCTGATGCCTTCCACATCCAGGAGCAGGTCTACTCCTACCCACAGTTTGTCTTCAACACCTCTGTGGTCACCACACACGGCATCTCCAACCTGGTGGAATCCTTCACCAAGCAGATCGCTGGACGG GTTGCTGGAGGTCGTAACGTCCCCCCTGCAGTGATGATGGTTGCTCTGAAGTCCATAGAGAACAGCAGACAGATGCGCTACCAGTCCCTCAACGCCTATAGGAAACGCTTCTCCATGAAGCCATACGCCTCCTTCGAAGACCTCACAG GAGAAAAGGAGATGGCTGCAGAGCTGGAGGAGATGTATGGGCATGTGGATGCTGTGGAGCTCTACCCAGGTCTGCTGGTGGAGAAGCCCAGAACCAATGCCATCTTTGGGGAGACCATGGTGGAGATGGGTGCCCCCTATTCTCTGAAAGGCCTGATGGGAAACCCCATTTGCTCACCAGAGTACTGGAAGCCCAGCACCTTTGGCGGGAGCGTCGGCTTTGACATCATCAACACCGCGTCCTTACAGAGGCTGGTGTGCAGCAACGTCAAGGGCCCCTGCCCTGTGGCATCCTTTCATGTGCCCGACGTAGAAGACAATAGATCCAATACCATCAATTCCAGTACAGCACAGTCGGGGAGCAACGATGTCAACCCCACAGTACTTCTGAAAGAAAGGACCACTGAGCTCTGA